In Eulemur rufifrons isolate Redbay chromosome 2, OSU_ERuf_1, whole genome shotgun sequence, the sequence TCCTGTCACCATAGCGACGGGTGGGGAGAGAAGGCTAAGTCTCCCTCTGGAACTACAACTCCCATCATGCACCCGTACCCCAAGGTGCCGGGCTCAGCCCGAGACCTGAGACCCGGCCAACCCCTGGGAGCCGCGAGAGGTCGAGGATGAAGAGCAGAGCGCTAGGGAACGGCCTCGCTCTCCTGCCCACCGCGTGGGTCGCGGCCCCCCATAACCTAGCAGGTCTCTCGGGCTCCGGCGTGTGCTCGGCACTACCACAACGGGCCTAATATGGCCGCTGATTCTGGGACCAGCCGGGCGCGCGGAGAGCCGGGCCGAGGTCCGGGGTCAGGAACTACTCCCAGCATTCCTCGCGAGTGTGACGTGGGCTCCCTTCCCCCATTTCCGGGTCCCGCGAGAGGGAGACCCTCGGGCTTTGAGGTGAGACCCGAGGCTCTGCTGACGGGTGCCGTGGCGGGAGAGGGCAGGTCATCCCGGGCAGTGAGCCACTGGCTTTCTTGGGTAGCAAGGTGTAGCGAGGGGACGTTGAAAGGACACGCGATGCACGGCCTGCTTTCTAGGGAGCCCTTTGGGTTGAGGATATTATCAGCAGTGGGAGGGATTTTACTGGAGACCTCTCACTGTCAGAGCCTTAAAACATCACAGACGGGGTATTTTATCACCGAGGCAGAATGAAAGGGTTGTAGCCCTAGCAGAGTTCTGAGACTGTGTGCCCTAAGTTCTTACAGGGACAGGGGTCTGTATTGAGCGTCCCTCTCACACCCCAACCACGCCCGCAGGGCTGAGCCCCAGGCCTTGAACCCTTGGGAGCTCAGCGAATGCTTGTTGATCAACCAATTGCAGGTGGCATGGCCCAGGGCTTGATTGAGGTGGAAATAAAGTTCattccagggcctggcacagaggagcgGCTCCAGGAGTTGGGGGGCACCCTGGAGCACCGGGTCATCTTCCGAGACACCTACTATGACACCCCTGAGCTGAGTCTCATGCGGGCTGACCACTGGCTGCGACAACGAGAGGATAGTGGATGGGAGCTCAAATGTCCTGGAGCAGCAGGTGTCTTAGGACCCCACACTCAGTATATGGAACTCACAGCTGAACCTGCAATTGTGGCCCAGCTCTGTGAGGTGCTGGAGACTGAGGGTCTGGGGGCTGGAGGTGTGGCTGCTGTGCTGGGCCCACTAGGGCTGCAGGAAGTAGCTAGTTTTGTGACTAACCGGAGTGCCTGGAAGCTGGTGCTCTTGGGAGCTGATGAAGAGGAGCAGCCGCTCGGGGTGGACCTGGATACAGCCGACTTTGGCTACGCTGTGGGTGAGATAGAGGCCCTGGTGCATGAGGAGGCTGAAGTACCAACTGCCCTAGAGAAGATCCACAGGCTCAGAAACATGCTTGGTGAGGGAGACAAGCCCTTTTGTGCTTTCCCTGCTGTCCAGTTTCCTTTTCTGGAGGCACCCACTGGACCATATTAGTGGGAGAGGGTCTCTGGATT encodes:
- the THTPA gene encoding thiamine-triphosphatase isoform X1, yielding MAADSGTSRARGEPGRGPGSGTTPSIPRECDVGSLPPFPGPARGRPSGFEFIPGPGTEERLQELGGTLEHRVIFRDTYYDTPELSLMRADHWLRQREDSGWELKCPGAAGVLGPHTQYMELTAEPAIVAQLCEVLETEGLGAGGVAAVLGPLGLQEVASFVTNRSAWKLVLLGADEEEQPLGVDLDTADFGYAVGEIEALVHEEAEVPTALEKIHRLRNMLGVPAQETAPAKLIMYLQRFRPQLYQRLLEVNSSSQREATGD
- the THTPA gene encoding thiamine-triphosphatase isoform X4 codes for the protein MLVDQPIAGGMAQGLIEVEIKFIPGPGTEERLQELGGTLEHRVIFRDTYYDTPELSLMRADHWLRQREDSGWELKCPGAAGVLGPHTQYMELTAEPAIVAQLCVPAQETAPAKLIMYLQRFRPQLYQRLLEVNSSSQREATGD
- the THTPA gene encoding thiamine-triphosphatase isoform X3, translating into MLVDQPIAGGMAQGLIEVEIKFIPGPGTEERLQELGGTLEHRVIFRDTYYDTPELSLMRADHWLRQREDSGWELKCPGAAGVLGPHTQYMELTAEPAIVAQLCEVLETEGLGAGGVAAVLGPLGLQEVASFVTNRSAWKLVLLGADEEEQPLGVDLDTADFGYAVGEIEALVHEEAEVPTALEKIHRLRNMLGVPAQETAPAKLIMYLQRFRPQLYQRLLEVNSSSQREATGD
- the THTPA gene encoding thiamine-triphosphatase isoform X5 produces the protein MLVDQPIAGGMAQGLIEVEIKFIPGPGTEERLQELGGTLEHRVIFRDTYYDTPELSLMRADHWLRQREDSGWELKCPGAAGVLGPHTQYMELTAEPAIVAQLCEVCQHRRQHLPS
- the THTPA gene encoding thiamine-triphosphatase isoform X2; the encoded protein is MAQGLIEVEIKFIPGPGTEERLQELGGTLEHRVIFRDTYYDTPELSLMRADHWLRQREDSGWELKCPGAAGVLGPHTQYMELTAEPAIVAQLCEVLETEGLGAGGVAAVLGPLGLQEVASFVTNRSAWKLVLLGADEEEQPLGVDLDTADFGYAVGEIEALVHEEAEVPTALEKIHRLRNMLGVPAQETAPAKLIMYLQRFRPQLYQRLLEVNSSSQREATGD